The Prionailurus viverrinus isolate Anna chromosome B4, UM_Priviv_1.0, whole genome shotgun sequence genome has a window encoding:
- the FZD8 gene encoding frizzled-8, whose translation MEWGYLLEVTSLLAALALLQRSSGAAAASAKELACQEITVPLCKGIGYNYTYMPNQFNHDTQDEAGLEVHQFWPLVEIQCSPDLKFFLCSMYTPICLEDYKKPLPPCRSVCERAKAGCAPLMRQYGFAWPDRMRCDRLPEQGNPDTLCMDYNRTDLTTAAPNPPRRLPPPPPGEQPPSGSGHGRPPGARPPSRGRGGGGVDAAAPPTRGGGGGGKARPPGGGSAPCEPGCQCRAPMVSVSSERHPLYNRVKTGQIANCALPCHNPFFSQDERAFTVFWIGLWSVLCFVSTFATVSTFLIDMERFKYPERPIIFLSACYLFVSVGYLVRLVAGHEKVACSGGAPGAGGTGGAGGAAAAAGAGAAGAGAGGPGGRGEYEELGAVEQHVRYETTGPALCTVVFLLVYFFGMASSIWWVILSLTWFLAAGMKWGNEAIAGYSQYFHLAAWLVPSVKSIAVLALSSVDGDPVAGICYVGNQSLDNLRGFVLAPLVIYLFIGTMFLLAGFVSLFRIRSVIKQQGGPTKTHKLEKLMIRLGLFTVLYTVPAAVVVACLFYEQHNRPRWEATHNCPCLRDLQPDQARRPDYAVFMLKYFMCLVVGITSGVWVWSGKTLESWRALCTRCCWASKGASGGAGAGAAGGGGVPGGGGGVGSGGGGVPGGGAGSLYSDVSTGLTWRSGTASSVSYPKQMPLSQV comes from the coding sequence ATGGAGTGGGGTTACCTGTTGGAAGTGACCTCTTTGCTGGCCGCCTTGGCGCTGTTGCAGCGCTCGAGCGGTGCGGCGGCTGCCTCGGCTAAGGAGCTGGCTTGCCAAGAGATCACCGTGCCGCTGTGCAAGGGCATCGGCTACAACTACACGTACATGCCCAACCAGTTCAACCACGACACGCAGGACGAGGCGGGCCTTGAGGTGCACCAGTTCTGGCCGCTAGTAGAGATCCAGTGCTCGCCCGACCTCAAGTTCTTCCTGTGCAGCATGTACACGCCCATCTGCCTGGAGGACTACAAGAAGCCCCTGCCTCCTTGCCGCTCGGTCTGCGAGCGCGCCAAGGCCGGCTGCGCACCCCTCATGCGCCAGTACGGCTTCGCCTGGCCCGACCGCATGCGCTGCGACCGGCTGCCGGAGCAGGGCAACCCCGACACGCTGTGCATGGACTACAATCGCACCGACCTCACCACAGCCGCACCCAATCCGCCGCGCCgcctgccgccgccgcccccgggtGAGCAGCCGCCCTCCGGCAGTGGCCACGGCCGCCCGCCGGGGGCCAGGCCCCCGTCCCGCGGCAGGGGCGGTGGCGGCGTGGACGCAGCGGCGCCCCCcacgcgcggcggcggcggcggcgggaagGCGCGGCCCCCTGGCGGCGGCTCCGCTCCCTGCGAGCCGGGCTGCCAGTGCCGCGCGCCCATGGTGAGCGTGTCCAGCGAGCGGCATCCCCTCTACAACCGCGTCAAGACCGGCCAGATTGCCAACTGCGCGCTGCCCTGCCACAACCCCTTCTTCAGCCAGGACGAACGCGCCTTCACCGTCTTCTGGATCGGCCTGTGGTCTGTGCTGTGCTTCGTGTCCACCTTCGCCACCGTCTCCACCTTCCTCATCGACATGGAGCGCTTCAAGTATCCTGAGCGGCCCATTATCTTCCTGTCGGCCTGCTACCTCTTCGTGTCTGTCGGCTACCTGGTACGCCTGGTGGCGGGCCACGAGAAGGTGGCGTGCAGCGGCGGCGCGCCCGGAGCGGGCGGTACGGGAGGCGCAGGCggcgcggcggcggcagcgggcgcgggcgcggcgggcgcgggcgcgggtgGCCCTGGCGGGCGCGGCGAGTACGAAGAACTGGGCGCTGTGGAGCAGCACGTGCGCTACGAGACCACGGGCCCGGCGCTGTGCACCGTGGTCTTCTTGCTCGTCTACTTCTTCGGCATGGCCAGCTCCATCTGGTGGGTGATCCTGTCGCTCACGTGGTTCCTGGCGGCGGGCATGAAATGGGGCAATGAGGCCATCGCTGGCTACTCGCAGTACTTCCACCTGGCCGCGTGGCTCGTGCCCAGCGTCAAGTCTATCGCCGTCCTGGCGCTCAGCTCCGTGGACGGCGACCCGGTGGCCGGCATCTGCTACGTGGGCAACCAGAGCCTCGACAACCTGCGCGGCTTCGTGCTAGCGCCGCTCGTCATCTACCTCTTCATCGGCACCATGTTCCTGCTGGCCGGCTTCGTGTCGCTCTTCCGCATCCGCTCAGTCATCAAGCAGCAGGGCGGCCCCACCAAGACGCACAAACTGGAGAAGCTCATGATCCGCCTGGGTCTCTTCACCGTACTCTACACCGTGCCCGCCGCCGTCGTGGTCGCCTGCCTCTTCTATGAGCAGCACAACCGCCCGCGCTGGGAGGCCACGCACAACTGCCCGTGTCTGCGGGACCTGCAGCCAGACCAAGCGCGCCGGCCCGACTACGCGGTCTTCATGCTCAAGTACTTCATGTGCCTCGTGGTGGGCATCACCTCGGGCGTGTGGGTCTGGTCCGGCAAGACTCTTGAGTCGTGGCGCGCCCTGTGCACCCGCTGCTGCTGGGCCAGCAAGGGTGCTTCGGGGGGCGCCGGCGCTGGGGccgcagggggggggggggtgccgggaGGTGGTGGGGGCGTGGGGTCCGGTGGGGGCGGGGTCCCGGGCGGTGGGGCGGGATCCCTCTACAGCGACGTCAGCACCGGCCTGACGTGGCGATCTGGCACGGCCAGCTCCGTGTCTTATCCAAAGCAAATGCCATTGTCCCAGGtctga